A region of the Aggregicoccus sp. 17bor-14 genome:
GACCGCCGCCTGCTCGCAAAGGAGGCGGAGCAGGCAGGCGCGGCGCGGCTTTCCTCGGGGCCGCAGAGTCCGTAGGGTCCTCGTCCTGATGAAGCGCTACCGGATGGCCATCTGCAAGGGGATGGACTGCAAGGCAGATGGAGCCAACGAGCTCTTCGCGCAGGCGCGCGAGTCGCTCGCGAGCCGCGGCCTCACGGCGCGCTGCGAGCTGTACCGCGGCGGCTGCTACGGCCTGTGCCACATGGGGCCCAACGTCGTCGTGCGCGAGGACACCGGCGGCAAGCGCGATCCCCTGAGCCGTGAGGACTTCCAGCTCATGGGCTGGGAGGGCGAGGCGTACTACGCGCGCATGACGCCGGAGAAGCTCGAGCGCGTGCTCGCCGAGCACATCGCGGAGGACCGGCCGGTCCCCGAGCTCTTCGGCCAGCCCGAGGAGTAGCGCCTCTCGGCCGCCGAGAAGCAGCGCTGCGCGTCCGGAGCGTGGGATGCGCGTCCCACCCGGCACCGCTGCACGGGCTCACGGAGCCCCCGCGTCTCTCTGACGGTGTGCAGGCCCTCGCGTTGCAATGGCGCTCCGCTGCGCGAATGGCGCGCACAGCGGAGGGGTGAGGCGTGAGCGGAGGGATTCAGGGGGTGCGGGGCGGGACGGGGTGGGCACAGGCGCCGGAGCTGGACGAGCCGTCGCAGACGCCGGCGCAGGCGAGGGAGGCCCGCCGCGCGCAGGCCGTGTCGAGCGGAGGCGGGCTGTCGCTCCAGCCCGTCTACGAGGATGGGCAGGTGAACGTGGTCAGCGACGAGCCTCTGTCGTCGGCGCAGGCCAGAGCCCTCGCGCAGCGCATCGAGGCCGCGTACGCGTACGACGCAGCGGAGCAGCGCTGGAGGGACGGGGGCCCCCTGCACACGCCCCTCACGGTGGCCGTGCTCTCGGCGCAGGCCTTCGCGCGGGTGACGGGAGATGCGAGCGGCAGCACGGCGGGCGTGACGGCCGGCCCGAACCTCTTCGTCGTCCCGGACTCGGTGCTCGGCCGGCGCCAGCCACAGGCGGAGGACACCATCGCCCACGAGCTCAGCCACGTGCAGGACTTCCGCGAAGCAGGTCCCCGGCTCGCGTCGGTGCCCATCTACCTGCAGGAGGGCAAGGCGTACCTGCTGGGCGACCGCTACCCGCAGAAGGAGGGCCTGGGCAACCCGCACGTGGCCTACGTGGCCCAGCAGCTCGGGGCGCTGACGGCGCGCGATGCGGCCGCCGTCATGACCCACTTCCGCGAGCCGCAGGACGAGACGCCCGGCGCCTTCGGCTTCATCGGCGAGGTGACGGGCTCGCTCTACGTCGAGTTCCTGCGCACCCGGCTGGGCGGCACGGGCTTCCCGGACGCGCTCGAGCGCGTGGCCGACACGGTCGCGGCGGTCGGGCGCGGCGTGTCCTACGAGCAGGCCTTCGTCCAGCGCTTCGGGCTTCCGCCCGCCGACGCCGAGCGCGCCTTCGTGCGCTACATCGGGGAAACGGAGGGCCGCCCCGACGAGCGGCTGCGCGGGACCGTCTACGCTTCGGCGAGGCGCACGTCCGCCGCGTGAGGGCCTCGGCTCGCGCGCCGCGCTACTCGGGCTCCAGCTCGGCGTGCTCCTCTCCGAGTGGCGAGAGGGCCACCTCGAAGCGGCGCGTGCGCACGGCCAGCGCCTGGGCCTGCGGCTCGCGCTGCGCAGCCGTGAGCGCCGCGATGCGGGGCCTCACCGTCCGCAGGCGCGCGTCGTAGGACGGGTGGGTGCGTGAGTACGCGTCCGCGCCGTGGGCCTCCTTGCGCAGGCGCACGAAGAGGTCATCGAGCGCCGCAGGGCGGTAGCCCGCGCCGGCGAGGAAGCGCACCGCCATGCGGTCCGCCTCGAGCTCGAACTCCTCGGGGTAGCCCTGCTGGAACACGGCGAAGGCGCCCT
Encoded here:
- a CDS encoding ferredoxin; translated protein: MKRYRMAICKGMDCKADGANELFAQARESLASRGLTARCELYRGGCYGLCHMGPNVVVREDTGGKRDPLSREDFQLMGWEGEAYYARMTPEKLERVLAEHIAEDRPVPELFGQPEE